The Notolabrus celidotus isolate fNotCel1 chromosome 19, fNotCel1.pri, whole genome shotgun sequence DNA window caagacagggtaagactcagtctgaccccaccttaatccatcatgagcattgcacatcgcagtatttagctagttacagtggtgaggaaaaacttccttttaacaggcagaaacctcaggcagaaccagactcatgttagacagacatcatgcctcgaccgagttgggtctggaaagacagatagaggggagtaagagagagaagtgatagtgatgagacgagtggtagaagctgttgccgctggagtccagcacaactgtatcagctggagtccagatcgtccacagcaggaggacgtctacagcagctcagatgaatctacaagacaatggagctcagggactccagaaaggtctatggttagtaactttaatgggacaggcagagttaaagtaagtgatgagggggttagggggaagggggtgagctaggatcccagtgtgtcagtgtgccagttcccccggcagtctaggcctatagcagcatgataaaagctggtccaagcctgatccagctctaactataagctttgtcaaaaaggaaagtttgaagcctactcttaaaagtggagagggtgtctgcctcccggaccctgactggtagatgattccaaaggagaggggcctgataactgaaggttctacctcccatactacttttagagattttaggtacaagtagcaagcctgcatgttgggagcgtagtgttctagaggggtaatagggcactatgagctctttaagatacaagggtgcctgaagtagtcaatagtgcgccctttctgagccacacctgacaacaacctcttcaaatagttctttacaaggttggcacatgtctctggagggattttggcccattcttcCAATGTAAATTggtccagctggtccaaagtacATGGTTTCTGCATGGACGTTCACTTTGAGCgcccgccacagattctccacaggatttagatctggagAAGGACTCTGCCTTTCTTGgctccatcatgagcattgcacatcgcagtatttagctagttacagtggtgaggaaaaacttccttttaacaggcagaaacctcaggcagaaccagactcatgttagacagccatctgccttgaccgagttgggtctggaaagacacatagaggggagtaagagagagaagtgttcATGCGTTAGCAGCAGCTTAGACCTGGAAAATGTacgcttgacttgacttgaatagaaacctatcagatccagtacCGTGATGgatcggacatggatctggtggaatttggccatgagTAAGAGTGTGGGTTGCGAGTCTCTGGTATCGTTATTTTGGAGGACCTCGGCTGAAAGTTTTGGAAGTCCCATCTTCTCTTGGTATTGACTGGTCATTAGGGCAGAGTTGACCTTAACCTACAGGATGGTTGTATAGTGGTGAACAATATCAGCTGAGAGCACGGTGAGCCAGATTGATACTGGGTGTGTTATTGTGCCTGAAAACACTGAGCTGCATTAGTTTTGTATAGAGAACAAGCACTGctgtaagtggacacaggctCCTTACACGTGATGATGAATGCTGACACTGAAATGTTCCTGTTGTTTCAGGATGGAAACTGCACAGAGGATTTGACAAGTGGCAACGCTAAAGTTGAACACTGGGGGCACAACTTTATCACCATCAGCGAGCCAACCCTGAGGAGAAAGACTCTTGGAACAGTTTAGATCCCATATTTCTCTCCTGATTTGTATCTTGCAGTTTGAAAATGCTGTTTAGTCGTCAATTATAGAACTTAATGGCTTTCATGCTGGAAAAGGTACTCGTACTTTTCTGTCACCATGATTAGTTTCAGAAGATGCTGTTTCTGGTCAAGCATCACAGCGAGATTAGCAATAGACTGTATTATTTCTCTGTCATGTACATACTTGTCAGATTTTAGAGCAGTTACCTCCTCTGAGAAATGCCCCACATTCTTAGTTCATGTTTAcctatttatttaaagtttgactaTTAGAGAggtatttctttttcttttcaacctGCCAGACTGAGCCAACAAACCtcacagttattacatcaattATGCAATTTTGGGGTGTTTGCAGTCTCACAAACCAGAGctggaaataaacaaacactggctTTGCTTTCCCTGCATGCAGAGAAAGTGTTCCTCTTTTCCCTGAGGGGGGAAACTCATCacccagcactgccttaacttCAACTGCCAGCAAAGGAAACCTGTCTTCATATAAGGACTGCAACTGACTGCTTCTTTTACATCCAGAGAAACTGTTGTGGACAAACCAAAGAATAAAccaataaatatgtttttactgataatgattctgtttttttctgcctcttaaTTTGACCTGGAGTAACACGTGTGTACAGAGGTAGTGCTCTTTTGTCTTGCATATAggagaggtggtggtggtggtggtcaGACATGTTGACATGGCACAGTATAAAAGGTATCTTAATACTCTAaagtattatatatgtattcCTTAAATTAAAGACACCCATGTTCATCTAAAAATAGCTTAATTCCACTCTTGCAGCATATTTGGACAGATTACTGCATTCTAATAATCCTTCCTAACtaaaaaacattcctctttttaCCTGCTTACTCCACCCCATAAATGTATGGACTCATTTTtcaaccttcattttttttttgtaactacaaacttttaattcattttatcaaactgagttttaataacattttttaaacaaatttttgctttatttattttttgatcttatattttaaaatattttatgttttaatgcttatgtttgtttaaagcagtggttctcaaagtggggtcctgggacccctgggggtccgcgagcCATAGCGTGGGGATCcatgaaataattataatatatttctaataaattataaaatcgTGCTGTGTCATTCAAAACAGCAtgtacagttgaggtcaaaattattagccccccttatgaaattagataaaacacttgatttctccatgaaaatcaCCATTAAAAACAATGGTTTATAGTGTGTTGTTTCCAAAAGAACACagtcaaaatgttcactatgtttgatctggatattttattgatgcaattaattgaaacaagaaaaagtaaaaatgacacgtccaaaattattagccccctggccctaagtatcatcaatcaatcaatctttatttgtatagcgccaaatcccaacaaacgttatctcaagacgcttttacaaacataggaggtctagaccactctatgtcaaattatgaacagagacccaacttcaagacagggtaagactcagtctgaccccaccttaatccatcatgagcattgcacatcgcagtatttagctagttacagtggtgaggaaagacttccttttaacaggcagaaacctcaggcagaaccagactcatgttagacagccatcatgcctcgactgagttgggtctggaaagacagatagaggggagtaagagagtcgtagaagctgttgccgctggagtccagcacgtccgtatcagctggagtccagatcgtccgcagcaggaggacgtctacggcagctcagaggaacctacgagacaagggagctcagggactccagaaaggtctatggttagtaactttaatgggacagggagggggttgaggggaagggggtgagctaggaccccagtgtgtcagtgtgccagttcccccggcagtctaagcctatagcagcatgacaaaagctggtccaagcctgatccagctctaactataagctttgtaaaaaaggaaagttttaagcctactcttaaaagtagagagggtgtctgcctcccggaccctgactggtagatgattccaaaggagaggggcctggtaactgaaggttctacctcccatactacttttagagattttaggtacaactagcaagcctgcatgttgggagcgtagagttctagaggggtaatagggcactatgcgctctttaagatacgagggtgcctgaagtagtcaatagtgcaccctttctgagccacacctgacaacaacctcttcagatagttctttacaaggttggcacatgtctctggagggattttggcccattcttcCAATGTAAATTggtccagctggtccaaagtacATGGTTTCTGCATGGACGTTCACTTTGAGCgcccgccacagattctccacaggatttagatctggagAAGGACTCtgcctttcttggccaaacatgaacaacatccatatgcccaaaaagttccatcagaccaaaggatggacttccaaaacgtatctttacctttcaaatgttctcgggcaaacctcagtctggctctgatgtgccgctctttggGTAaagggttcttctgggacgatggtcctgaagcccactatgatgaagatccctcacaactgtgctccttcaaacatcaactccagaggaggtcaggtcagcaacaatcatcttggcagatgtccggggcttcttgttgacatcttcgtctactttcctctccaaagttcttgaaatcttacgttttctaccacgcccaggtttgtttctaacagagattgtctccttgtactttgcaatgatgcaacatacagctattctagacactgtaaaacgcctggaaatgacagtatagccttcccccttattatgagcctcaaatatcttctttctgagctcaagactgatttccattgtctttggcatggatAGTAAGAGGAGTCCCTCTCAATAaagtgttcaagtgccctgattggagtcccttaagtaaatctcaatgctgtttgaatgctcaggtgttgttaggaagccaacagacctacaggtgttgttaggaaacaaactgactgcacaggtgtgttttaaaagcaaataaatatttgatataaagctatactaaaaatgtattttacattccaaaatgtaccaaagctactacagaacactggtgaatgtttccttatatcaagttttatcaatgattcaaacattgggcagaatttaaggaaaatgttccagaattcctgggggctaatcattttgacctcaagtgtatacTGATGAGGGCCATTTGCGCCAATGAAACGAGCATATTGTGCTATTACTACCACCCTAGTTGACTTTGGGCCAATAGAAACTGATATGGTTGTGACACTCACATCAATCTGTCACGTATATAGAGCGAGGAATACAGTACATCtaccagaaaacacagatggtgaaCCTGACCACAACTTCAGAGAAAGCGCAGAAGGCTTCTTATTTGGTGGCTTGAaaggatatgtgagtcttgtcactgttaattttctgaaagtgtttaagatcaattacttgaaaagtataaatgctgtcatgatgagtccacaaggaatgaaatgaccctctgttttaaaggatacaagtggtatttacttgattcagattgaagtgttatctgtttatcactatggtacaggtctgaaggatttacattgatacgttttacaatacaaatagttcaaagggcatctaagagtgcaaatggtagtaagcatgtgcttaatctatgttacaattatgagggggtccttggaaaaccTCACCTGTAAGAggtccctggccccaaaaagtttgagaacccctggttcaaagctgctgttggtaggaatggtgtaaaaaacgttacttttttctgctgggtttggagaaaaggtcataatacccatcggtatttatctgtaagtggagtaatttgagattatggcgaaatttcttccaatgcctttgtatcaagcaatgttattattcccctcgttcctcgttatcacggaccaatcagagatactccccgaccctctgtcgctccctgattggctgggaagccacttcttcctcataggcccaatctcaatgtccaccctcaagcactcactgactttgaggcgggTTCCCACTAAGTCTGTGAGGGTGTaaggctgtcccactgtcaaatcatcaagtgtgtgagggatctttAAAATCTGTGTGGTGGTCTGAAGAGAGCTGTGctcaggagatgccctcactatctgatggatttggagcttttttgtaaagaagaatgggcaaatatcaccacgtcaagatgtACCATGATAATAGAgtcctacaaaaaaaacagagtgctgaaataaaatcaaaaggtgcttcaaacaattattagttaaagagtgtgtacacttatgcaaccaccttattttattgttttattttttattcttccccctaaaatacctcaattttgttttcagttgaattgttcatgttataggtcacattaaaggtggaacaAGTTCTGACAtggtttatcttggtctcaatttttgacatcacaaaacctggcattttaacaggggtgtgtagacttctgatatccactgtatgtgTTGACTTTGTTTAGAGCTACTTTACACCTATTAAACAAAAGCAGATGAATATGTTCACAACCTCGGTATCATTTtggactcccatctcactctggaacagctcatcaagcacatcaccaaaaccgccttcttccaccttaaaaatgtcgcccgtctccgtccatctctctccttttccaccgctgaaaccctgatccactcctttatcacttccagactcgactactgtaacagcatcttctatggccttccttcaaaacaactcaacaaactacaatacatccagaactctgccgcccgcctgctcacccacacccgctcccgtgaccacatcacccctgtcctccaaaacctccactggctccctatcaaacagcacatacatttcaaaatcctccttctcacccacaaagccctccataaccaggccccctcttacctcaccgacctgctccatcaccacacccccttccgtaacctccgatcctccaacgcccacctcctgtccctaccacctgacaccaagcaccgaaccttgggggacagagctttctctatcaccgcccccaccctctggaacgccttaccacttaacatttgaaactgccccaacctgtccaccttcaaatcactcaccaaaaccctcctgtttagaattgcttttaacgtatgattgcttttaaatgtattttattcatgtttttattattctgttgttttatatgatgtttttatcctttgtgcagcatctttgagtttttagaaaagcgctttataaataaaatgtattattatcattattattatgtgcCAACTACTCAGAATGAAAACcagaatgacattttttttttttcaatctccATGATTGCTTTATTGAATTAAGCGCCAGCTCAATATTGTCAACAGTCAGACAAGagaaaacataacttgaaagaGTATAAAATCATCGTGGCAACACAAAAGCAAACCTCTCCCACCCAAATCAAAgaaaaatccatccatccatccatgttgCAGGTGTAGAATAGAAACTTTGGATCCTGAGTCGCTCACTGTCCAGGAGCAGAGAGGCTTTTGTTCATGAACTGCTTCTTGACAAAGCACACCCACCACTGAAAGAAGCAAACGTCATAATGTTAGAAAAGCAGCGTAAAAGAAGATCCTACAATCAAGAGGCAGGATTTAAAAGACAAACTGGGAACCACTCATTACATCACTTAccagtaggggtgtaacgattctttttaacaacgatttgattcgtggttgccgatacgattaaaggatgatattggttcatttagaacgatgcgatctgaaacgattcagtgactgtgaaataaatcccttgatactggacagtcctagactcctgatgttgttgtgatgtttttggcctgagccgagttttgtcctagtctctgactaaacatgctggtgagtcctgaggcttctgcagagctgatgttaccttgatgaacgctgcaagatATGCCTGGATGGTCGGTGTtatgtgaaatcccatggcgccttagtaggtggttggatagatttgtggtgttgccgtggtaactttacttgaccttatcatatcctacaaacagcgagcgactcatttagaacatctccgtctttgctaaagccaaagtgtttccacacactggaccgcaatggtggcttggtAATTTCTCGCCCGCCATGCTATgtgttgttgtctgctggcgcgtggcgatgacgtcacagacaggcagcctgaattgagtaatgtTTGACGTCtgtatcattaaaagtgtaacaaatccacatccatataaagtctgccgtgcttaaatccaatgtgttatttcctagtatggatacaatccaattattaccttttaaaacgatgttagatccatatatgtcgtctggaaggccaacttgccgagcacagatcgatgtagtcagatcataggaatatatatcaatacatcgatgtagtagatcaatcgttacacccctacttaCCAGactacagagagcagagcacgTTACTTTAGTTTGATAATGACATGCTTTATTAACATAAAGAAGAATATATATAACTGGGGGTCTTTGTGAAACAGAAAATTCTACACTCTCTATGATAATGTCCTCCCATGATTAAAGCCTTGCTACTTAATTTTCTCTGTCTGCAGTTCAATGTACACCTGATGAGCCAGCATGACAAATGCCATCTGCTTGACATGTTTTGCACCATGTCAGGATTGATCATGTTTAGCTGGAGCGGGTGTTTCCTCAGAAATATTGGACTCACCTTGCtgggtttgtctgtctgtgggtCGAACACGCGGTCACATAGCCTCAAGCCGGTCTCCTGGCGGATCTGCTGCAGGTACGCCCTCATCGTATCTGGAAAAGGTCAGAGAAGACAACTGACATCGTTAActactgtttgaaaaaaataaaaaaggaattgATAGTTCTGTTAGGATTTAttgcaatgttaaaaaaaatatatatatatattttgttgtatttctaaTGATTTCAAACCAACAGCCGCTACATTCCTTCATAGGGcattaaaacaagtaaaaaagagTTGTGACACTATGTTTGAACTAGGTTTAGAGACAACATACAAGCCTGAAACAGCATGTTCTGCTTTGAGCTGATGAGGCTCAAGTCATCATTGATATTTTTGGATTGATATTACTTCAACCAAGAAAACAGATGAAATATTAGAAGGGAACAAGGGAAGTGGCGATAGGTCAGATTACAGGCTGGAGGAACAGGGTCTCAGTGGCCCACTCTCAATGTCCACAGACTTTGAGGCGCGTTACTGCTAAGTCCGTGAGGGCTTAGgactgtcccactgtcaaatctacaagtgtgtgagggatctctcacagacttttataaccctttatgccccctttctgtACATGGGCTTTTGTGCAGACTAAGCGTAAGGGAactacccatagttcatagcattgtgacgtgaaacattatttttatttctatcattTACATATTTAGCCTATAGTTATAAATGTATATAAtgtaaatgttgtggttaagcagtctgtacggtaagagCCTGTATCACATTGCAGTCAGTCTGTCCCTTCTTTTTGTcttgaggaaagaaaaaattGTGCATGAAAAAATTCCTAATGCCtctaaggtgagctacatgatgtCATGCAGTTCATGTGAGAAGTGGCAAAGTGCTGTCtcattcccagttctacagttttgagcccttacagcctcctgccctcgaACACTTTCCAGGTGACGTCACTtgagtcaagaagggctcagagCTCAAGGCTCaaggctcagggcttagggaggacattgagatttgGCCaatgattcagattcagatttggTTCACGTCCAGCAGagaatgatttttttattttcttttatgaagaaagaagaagaagaaaggtactttgttgatccccagggggggaaattcaagtttttcactcatgctattttggacatgctacacatacattttttttggtatatacatacaaatgcacacacatgcagtgaacatgcttagggagagatgtcagagtgaggatactgccatcaaccagcgcacccagagcagttgggggttcggtgccttgctcaaggtcacctcggcagtgcccagggaagtgaaccagcacctctccagccaccaatCCACTTGCCAAatttcatccatactgggactcgacccggcgacccttcggttcccaagccaagtccctatggactgagctactgccgcccccatgTTAAACCTCAAAAGAAACCCCCACAGAACCCAGTCCTGGTTTACGGTGTGTGTCCCTTACCGTCCTCCTGCTTGTTTGCTGGTTTAATGTACATGGCATTCAGAGGGAAGCCCGGTTCTCCTGGAATTGGGAAGTTGGAGATGCCAAGAGTGTacatctctttttctccctgGTTTCTGGAGCTGCACTGTAAAGAGCAACAGTTACATTCTTGCAAAAAGGCAGATTACATTTTCTAACAGAAATGTCAGAAGCTTCTTACATCTACCTGTCTGAGGGAAAACCAATCACATGCTACCTGTTCCCATGTGGCTTTTTTCTATTGGTTTTTATCTGCTACTTTACCACAAGCTAATCAGTTTTTGCTGCAAATACTCAGATATGCAAGGTAGTACCACGTGCAGACTTCCTCTACTGTCATTTCTGAACATTAAATAATTCTGCAATTTACCTTCTGTAGCTTCTTTAAGCATTCAGAGATGTACAGTGTGACATAGATCAGCGTCCTGTCAGCCTCATTCTGAAAGacacaataaacaaatataGATTACTGCCCAGAATACCAAGAatgagacagaaacaaatgtttattCTAAAGAGTTGTACCACAAAATGTTGTTGTAATAAGTGCAGTTACAGCTTGTTCTGAACagtaaaggtaaaaacaaaaaaaactgagcaACTATGCATAGCTGAAGGGAAGGGGAAGCAGCAAGCTGGGGCATGTTGAAGGACAAAAATACAGCTGCTTGAAGAGTAAAGGGGAGGGTgatagaggggagagaggagatatATGGGAACACACCACTTAGGAGGTGAATAAATGACTCAAACATCTCATTTCTTACCTTAATTTCATAGTTCTTAAAGAAAACATTGGCCTTGAAGTAGTAAATGGCTTCATCAATGATGTCAGAGTCAATGCCTGAAATGAGAAAAGAGTGATTGGTAAATATGACATCTGAATTCAATACATCTGTGAATTTAGACACAGAAGGTATGCAGTCAGTTCATTCTTTGGTTCACATGAACCTCCTTATGTGAAGTTGTGATCTTTTCTTGGATTTGATATCTGCTGACAAAGCACTCCAGTTGCACTCTCAGTACTTGTATCAAACCTGTTGTAATAGCTTGAAAGGTGGCCACTTCTCACACTTCTTGTTTTGCAGAGATGAGAATATCAAATTCTGATCTGATCTGTAAATTATTACAAATATAAGCCTTCACATTTTACAAAATCTGAGAGCCACTCAAGCTGTACAGGCACTTTAAAAGTGAGAGACAGTGTGTCAACAGACATTACTGAGGAAGTGGAAGTAAAGTCTGCACTATCGAGCCTTATATAGAAGTGATGCTCATGCATGCTTCAGGAAATGAGCAATATGTGATGATATGGTCCAGATCCTGCATGAATTAATTCAAGCAAGTTAATAATACCTCATTTGAGCTAACACATGAATACATAAAGGGAGTTTTCTGCATTATGTACTTATCAAAACAACCATCCAGCCTTACCGTCTCCTCTGGCTGGACCCTTGAACTGGGTTTTGAGGGGAAGCAAAGCCATATTCCCCACCAGCCTGGTTTCAGGGACCATCAAGCTTGAGTGATATGCCttatgagagaggaagagagttgCTGTCAGACATTTACTCAGCAGAGTTAGCTGGATCCAGTCCGCACAGAGAGTTAGCATCAATGACAGCACTGCTACTGACACCGCTGCTACTGACACCGCTGCTACATAGATACCACACAGTGTCATTTACAATAAACAGAGAAGTCATTTCAGTCGATTTAAAAGGgagtttgttatttcagacTTGTCCAGTATCATTCAATTGCAAGTAACTGCTAATAAAGCTAGCAAACAATGCTAACGAGACTCGTCATCAAACCTAGCGTTAGCTCGGAGGCCTTTACTGAAGAGGTTTTCCAATGCAAGTGTTAGCCTCTAAATAGACTCAGGGAGAGCTCGCAGTTTTCTGTGGAAACATCTTACCGGCATGTTGAGTGTTTATATATCAGTCCAACCGCTCGAGCCGGAGAAAAATATGAACACTATCGAGCCCTGCTTCCGCCTGTCCCACCCTTCAGCTTTACAGGAAGTGGAGACATGCTATGTTGCGTAGCTGCCACGTGAGGGCGCCAACACACCAGGTATCTTCACAGAAGCACACTCAGGGTTGGTTTTGGTCTGAAAACTGTCGAACTAATAaacaaatgcattaaaaacaacaacattacataTGTTTATAACTCCCTCTCTGCTTGTTATtaagtttctttctttccatgttgtttcagttctttttttttttgtcgttCATGGGAGGTGTGGTTCTTGTGGTCAGTGGtggagccagacagttttgacctgggtggccaaactggggcactgactgttgaagggttggccaggcgtgaaaaacattaggggcttaccccaaaccaagtagggttacctccaataatcacatctactttaacttcttttcatagaataatttaacaaatgttacaaatttgtagatttctaatgttAAGATTAATAAAGTAACTCGACAGAGTGTCAacttttaaatctgctgaactctttaaggactcaaaatgaaggtgattgtccaaaatcaaagcatcaacaaaaataatattcaaatgcaaagaaactactgTCTATGCagcttgaaacacaacaacacaataactgatttaaatataagtaatgcctctgaaatGGCAAatggccaatcatgtttaagaatttcagggtggccaatcagttttcagaggtgtccatggccacccctggctcCACCACTGCTTGTGGTATGTCACAGTTCTGTGTATAATGTTCAAGTTGAAGTATTTCATTATACACAAAGTATCACCTCTTTCTCTTACtcctctgtctttccagacccaacttggtcgaggcatgatggctgcatgagtctagttctgcctgaggtttctgcctgttaaaaggaagttt harbors:
- the arpc3 gene encoding actin-related protein 2/3 complex subunit 3, with protein sequence MPAYHSSLMVPETRLVGNMALLPLKTQFKGPARGDGIDSDIIDEAIYYFKANVFFKNYEIKNEADRTLIYVTLYISECLKKLQKCSSRNQGEKEMYTLGISNFPIPGEPGFPLNAMYIKPANKQEDDTMRAYLQQIRQETGLRLCDRVFDPQTDKPSKWWVCFVKKQFMNKSLSAPGQ